The following coding sequences lie in one Halogeometricum rufum genomic window:
- a CDS encoding DUF7546 family protein — protein MSVADSLRVAFDRDVLYAGLLANTLGFLALVYVFVADLTVTQPRYAFYGLLWIAVAVAALWKTKPAPTDASTRRRALAVAVGYAVALALAGGIVVSTMPTSPDWSARVATLAPGWGPAPVFTTPLFAVVLMPARVVGYLALAYLVYATVIDAAGSAVSGVLGLLSCVSCSWPILASLLTGLFGSSSALVAATFDFSYDVSTLVFVVTVALLYWRPFGFGGD, from the coding sequence ATGAGCGTCGCAGACTCCCTCCGCGTCGCGTTCGACCGCGACGTCCTCTACGCCGGCCTCCTGGCGAACACGCTGGGCTTCCTCGCCCTCGTGTACGTCTTCGTGGCCGACCTCACGGTCACGCAACCCCGCTACGCCTTCTACGGCCTGCTGTGGATAGCCGTCGCCGTCGCCGCACTCTGGAAGACGAAGCCCGCGCCGACGGACGCGTCGACGCGCCGTCGCGCACTCGCCGTCGCCGTCGGCTACGCCGTCGCCCTCGCTCTCGCGGGCGGTATCGTCGTCTCGACGATGCCCACGAGTCCCGACTGGAGCGCGCGCGTCGCAACCCTCGCGCCCGGATGGGGTCCCGCGCCCGTCTTCACGACGCCGCTGTTCGCGGTGGTGCTGATGCCGGCGCGCGTCGTCGGCTACCTCGCCCTCGCGTACCTCGTCTACGCGACGGTCATCGACGCCGCCGGCTCGGCCGTCTCCGGCGTCCTCGGCCTGCTCTCCTGCGTCTCCTGTTCGTGGCCCATCCTCGCGTCGCTGCTCACGGGCCTGTTCGGGAGCAGTTCCGCGCTCGTCGCCGCGACGTTCGACTTCTCCTACGACGTCTCGACGCTCGTCTTCGTCGTCACCGTCGCCCTCCTCTACTGGCGGCCGTTCGGCTTCGGCGGCGACTGA
- a CDS encoding PQQ-dependent sugar dehydrogenase, with translation MSPPPRRGQSSRRRVSLSRRRVLAAGFATALAGVAGCSSAPTGDGAGGTSASDSAGGGERTSSGSDDDGDGTALADASVAVEPLASGFVSPVDYFAPADTGRRFVVDQPGVVYEVTADGRREAPYLDLRGRIVDVGGYSEQGLLGVAPHPEFAENGRLFVRYSAPRRAGTPSNYSHTFVLSEFTVDPGAETATPDGERTLLELPQPQSNHNAGALGFGPDGYLYVATGDGGGGGDRGTGHVADWYDPVAGGNGQDVTENLLGSILRIDVDAEGEDRPYGIPDDNPLVGSDGLDEQYAWGLRNPWRFSFDVGTDGSDGSDESDAADWDLYVADVGQNEYEEVNLVERGGNYGWNVREATHCFGAGDCPTTTPDGDPLVDPVVEYPHSGDGVSGIAVIGGYVVRDGSLRGLEGAYLFADWRAEGRLFAADPASETTPWPVAEIPVAGDTAPGSFVTAFGRDTEGLYLLTSDSQRVGGRTGELFRLVAP, from the coding sequence ATGTCCCCACCGCCCCGCCGCGGTCAGTCTTCGCGGCGCCGTGTCTCGCTGTCCCGCCGTCGCGTCCTCGCGGCCGGGTTCGCAACCGCCCTCGCCGGCGTCGCCGGGTGCAGTTCCGCGCCCACGGGCGACGGCGCGGGCGGAACGTCCGCGTCAGATTCGGCCGGCGGCGGAGAGCGAACTAGTTCCGGGAGCGACGACGACGGCGATGGAACCGCCCTCGCGGACGCCAGCGTCGCCGTCGAACCCCTCGCCTCGGGGTTCGTCTCGCCGGTGGACTACTTCGCCCCCGCGGACACCGGCCGGCGGTTCGTCGTCGACCAACCCGGCGTCGTCTACGAGGTGACGGCCGACGGCCGGCGCGAAGCGCCGTACCTCGACCTCCGGGGTCGCATCGTCGACGTCGGCGGCTACTCCGAGCAGGGTCTGCTGGGCGTCGCCCCGCACCCCGAGTTCGCCGAGAACGGTCGGCTGTTCGTCCGGTACAGCGCACCCCGTCGAGCGGGGACGCCGAGCAACTACAGCCACACGTTCGTCCTCTCGGAGTTCACGGTGGACCCCGGGGCCGAGACGGCGACTCCCGACGGAGAGCGGACGCTCTTGGAACTGCCCCAACCGCAGTCGAACCACAACGCCGGCGCCCTCGGCTTCGGCCCGGACGGCTACCTCTACGTCGCCACCGGCGACGGCGGGGGCGGCGGCGACAGGGGCACGGGCCACGTCGCGGACTGGTACGACCCCGTCGCGGGCGGCAACGGGCAGGACGTGACGGAGAACCTGCTGGGGAGCATCCTCCGCATCGACGTCGACGCCGAGGGCGAGGACCGGCCGTACGGGATACCCGACGACAACCCGCTGGTCGGGTCCGACGGACTGGACGAACAGTACGCGTGGGGCCTCCGCAACCCGTGGCGGTTCTCCTTCGACGTGGGCACCGACGGGAGCGACGGGAGCGACGAGAGCGACGCGGCCGACTGGGACCTCTACGTCGCCGACGTGGGACAGAACGAGTACGAGGAGGTGAATCTCGTCGAGCGAGGGGGCAACTACGGCTGGAACGTCCGCGAGGCGACGCACTGCTTCGGCGCGGGCGACTGCCCGACGACGACGCCCGACGGCGACCCGCTCGTGGACCCGGTCGTCGAGTACCCGCACTCGGGCGACGGCGTCTCCGGCATCGCCGTCATCGGCGGCTACGTCGTCCGCGACGGGTCGCTCCGCGGACTGGAGGGCGCGTACCTCTTCGCCGACTGGCGGGCCGAGGGCCGCCTGTTCGCCGCCGACCCCGCCTCGGAGACGACGCCGTGGCCCGTCGCCGAGATACCCGTCGCGGGCGACACCGCGCCGGGGTCGTTCGTGACGGCGTTCGGCCGCGACACGGAGGGCCTGTACCTCCTCACGAGCGACTCGCAGCGAGTCGGCGGCCGGACGGGCGAACTGTTCCGACTGGTCGCCCCCTAG
- a CDS encoding aldo/keto reductase, translated as MSLDYRRLGSTGTKVSELCFGTWRFGRETGGVLETSKKDAHALLDAFADRGGNFIDTANVYGNPNGRSESWIGDWLAQRDRKEYVLASKVYFGFDPDNPNGSGLSRTHIRDQITGTLDRLGTDYLDLYYIHRWDEETPIEETLSTLNRLVEEGTVNYLGASTMASWQLTKALWKSDLHDWERFEVTQPLFHAGYYEDVKDYLDVCGDQELAVCPYSPLAGGFLTGKYERADPDDPEQVVAPDGSRGSFDERFDRFYLSERGWKVLDAVRSVADEVDASPAQVALRWLMDYPDATVIPIVGARTEDQLDENVGAADVDLSDDQWERIMDARYDEDGKLWH; from the coding sequence ATGAGTCTCGACTACCGCCGACTCGGCAGCACAGGGACGAAAGTGTCCGAACTCTGTTTCGGGACGTGGCGGTTCGGCCGCGAGACGGGCGGCGTGTTGGAGACGTCGAAGAAGGACGCCCACGCCCTCCTCGACGCGTTCGCGGACCGCGGCGGCAACTTCATCGACACCGCGAACGTCTACGGCAACCCCAACGGTCGCTCGGAGTCGTGGATCGGCGACTGGTTGGCACAACGCGACCGGAAGGAGTACGTACTCGCCTCGAAGGTGTACTTCGGCTTCGACCCGGACAACCCGAACGGGTCGGGCCTCTCGCGGACGCACATCCGCGACCAGATAACGGGGACGCTGGACCGACTGGGGACGGACTACCTCGACCTCTACTACATCCACCGCTGGGACGAGGAGACGCCGATCGAGGAGACGCTCTCGACGCTGAACCGACTGGTCGAGGAGGGGACGGTGAACTACCTCGGCGCCTCGACGATGGCGTCGTGGCAACTGACGAAGGCGCTGTGGAAGTCCGACCTGCACGACTGGGAGCGCTTCGAGGTGACGCAACCGCTGTTCCACGCGGGCTACTACGAGGACGTGAAGGACTACCTCGACGTCTGCGGCGACCAGGAACTCGCGGTCTGCCCGTACTCGCCGCTGGCGGGCGGGTTCCTCACCGGGAAGTACGAACGCGCCGACCCCGACGACCCCGAACAGGTCGTCGCGCCGGACGGTTCCCGCGGGTCGTTCGACGAGCGGTTCGACCGGTTCTACCTCTCCGAACGCGGGTGGAAGGTGCTCGACGCCGTCCGGAGCGTCGCCGACGAGGTGGACGCCTCGCCCGCGCAGGTGGCCCTCCGGTGGCTGATGGACTACCCCGACGCGACGGTGATTCCCATCGTCGGCGCGCGGACCGAGGACCAACTGGACGAGAACGTCGGCGCGGCGGACGTGGACCTCTCGGACGACCAGTGGGAGCGCATCATGGACGCCCGCTACGACGAGGACGGGAAGCTCTGGCACTGA
- a CDS encoding Gfo/Idh/MocA family protein has protein sequence MSKLSVAAVGLGDLGRLECHVVDSIDGVELVGGADPSPDARDAFEHELGRPAFDSHEELLDAVDADAAVVSSPHAFHYDHAVACLDRGIHVHLEKPMVTDLADARALIRQARREGLVLAVGYQRHFDRRFREMRRLIDDGRIGDPHMVTCHLEQNWVDWNRDRWRGDPALSGGGQLYDSGSHLLDVLCWTTRAAPVDVAATMDYRDADVDVNAALAVTLDRNGDRLLASVGVSGDGPSGPAPGEALQILGTEGSLSFDGETVRVVEAGTTYEATPPEPGFEELTERKLENFVAAVRGEEDLEIPATDALNVTALTEAAYESAESGRRVAVDTDV, from the coding sequence ATGTCGAAACTCTCGGTCGCCGCCGTCGGACTCGGCGACCTGGGCCGGTTGGAGTGTCACGTCGTCGATTCGATAGACGGCGTCGAACTCGTCGGGGGCGCGGACCCCTCGCCGGACGCGCGCGACGCCTTCGAACACGAACTCGGTCGCCCCGCGTTCGACTCGCACGAGGAACTGCTCGACGCGGTGGACGCCGACGCCGCCGTCGTCTCCTCGCCGCACGCGTTCCACTACGACCACGCCGTCGCGTGTCTGGACCGCGGTATCCACGTCCACCTCGAGAAGCCGATGGTGACGGACCTCGCCGACGCGCGGGCGCTGATTCGGCAGGCGCGGCGCGAGGGACTCGTCCTCGCGGTCGGATACCAGCGACACTTCGACCGCCGATTTCGGGAGATGCGCCGCCTGATAGACGACGGGCGCATCGGCGACCCGCACATGGTGACGTGCCACCTCGAACAGAACTGGGTCGACTGGAATCGGGACCGCTGGCGCGGCGACCCCGCGCTCTCCGGCGGCGGGCAACTGTACGACTCCGGGTCGCACCTCCTCGACGTGCTCTGCTGGACGACGCGGGCCGCGCCCGTGGACGTGGCCGCGACGATGGACTACCGCGACGCCGACGTGGACGTGAACGCCGCCCTCGCGGTCACCCTCGACCGGAACGGCGACCGACTCCTCGCCAGCGTCGGCGTCTCCGGCGACGGCCCCAGCGGTCCGGCCCCCGGCGAGGCACTGCAGATTCTCGGCACCGAGGGGTCGCTCTCCTTCGACGGCGAGACGGTCCGCGTCGTCGAGGCGGGGACGACGTACGAGGCGACGCCGCCGGAACCGGGGTTCGAGGAACTGACCGAGCGGAAACTGGAGAACTTCGTCGCCGCCGTCCGCGGGGAGGAAGACCTGGAGATTCCGGCGACGGACGCGCTGAACGTGACCGCGCTGACGGAGGCGGCCTACGAGTCCGCCGAGTCGGGCCGCCGCGTCGCCGTCGACACTGACGTCTAG
- a CDS encoding SelT/SelW/SelH family protein gives MTDVEIEYCVPCGFLDRAESIQHAVLQQFGERVDRVSLVTGDHGVLTVAVDGELVWDKEEDDYDVDEITRRVRAAL, from the coding sequence ATGACAGACGTCGAGATAGAGTACTGCGTCCCGTGCGGCTTCCTCGACAGGGCCGAATCGATTCAGCACGCCGTCCTCCAGCAGTTCGGCGAACGCGTCGACCGGGTGTCGCTGGTGACGGGCGACCACGGCGTCCTCACCGTCGCGGTGGACGGCGAACTCGTCTGGGACAAGGAGGAAGACGACTACGACGTGGACGAGATAACCCGGCGCGTCCGCGCGGCGCTCTGA